One genomic region from Eptesicus fuscus isolate TK198812 chromosome 4, DD_ASM_mEF_20220401, whole genome shotgun sequence encodes:
- the LOC103286030 gene encoding C-C motif chemokine 26, translated as MKSFPTAPPVLLLFFLSVLLGAAPRGSEVAKYCCLQFIQRTLPWNLVQSYEFTRSSCSQKAVIFTTKKGKKVCAQPKEKWVRRYILLLKAQQNSTLLNFQPKDT; from the exons ATGAAGAGCTTCCCTACGGCTCCCCCGGTTCTCCTACTTTTCTTCCTGAGTGTCCTTCTTGGAGCTGCCCCAC GTGGCAGTGAGGTGGCCAAATACTGCTGCTTACAATTCATCCAAAGGACCCTTCCCTGGAACTTGGTGCAAAGCTATGAATTCACTAGGAGCAGCTGCTCCCAGAAGGCTGTGAT ATTCACTACCAAAAAAGGCAAGAAAGTCTGTGCACAACCAAAGGAAAAATGGGTGCGAAGATATATTTTGTTACTGAAAGCTCAACAAAATTCGACACTGCTGAATTTTCAGCCCAAGGACACCTGA